The following proteins are encoded in a genomic region of Amycolatopsis sulphurea:
- a CDS encoding gamma-glutamyl-gamma-aminobutyrate hydrolase family protein has protein sequence MVLNASEAPVIGLTTYSEPAKFAVWDTEATLLHRVYAECVVAAGGIPVLLPPVSSAYEQLVARVDGLVLTGGADVDPGRYGQQPHQSTYIRPERDAFEAGLFAAARALGKPVLGVCRGLQVINVALGGTLSQHLPESLGSAAHQPARATFGTNTVALKAGTRVAAILGAEAKVRCYHHQGIDRLGDGLVAAGHTADGVVEAAELPGGFVLGVQWHPEQDIADVRLFAALVNAAGEGR, from the coding sequence GTGGTTTTGAACGCCTCTGAGGCGCCTGTCATCGGTCTTACGACTTACTCGGAGCCCGCGAAGTTCGCCGTCTGGGATACCGAAGCCACCTTGCTGCATCGCGTTTACGCCGAGTGCGTTGTGGCTGCTGGTGGCATCCCGGTGTTGCTGCCGCCGGTGTCCAGTGCGTACGAGCAGCTTGTCGCACGTGTCGACGGTCTTGTGCTTACCGGTGGTGCAGACGTCGACCCGGGCCGCTATGGGCAGCAGCCGCATCAGTCGACGTACATCCGTCCCGAGCGCGACGCCTTTGAGGCTGGATTGTTCGCTGCGGCCCGTGCGTTGGGGAAGCCCGTGCTGGGTGTGTGCCGGGGGCTGCAGGTGATCAATGTCGCGTTGGGTGGCACGTTGTCGCAGCATCTTCCGGAGTCTCTTGGCAGCGCAGCGCACCAACCCGCGCGAGCGACCTTCGGCACGAACACCGTGGCCCTGAAAGCCGGTACACGGGTTGCCGCGATTCTCGGCGCTGAGGCGAAAGTGCGGTGTTACCACCATCAGGGCATCGACCGGCTCGGCGACGGGTTGGTCGCTGCCGGGCACACAGCGGACGGCGTCGTCGAGGCGGCCGAGCTGCCCGGCGGCTTTGTCCTTGGCGTGCAGTGGCATCCGGAACAGGACATCGCTGACGTACGGCTGTTCGCCGCACTGGTGAACGCCGCGGGGGAGGGTAGATGA
- a CDS encoding glutamine synthetase family protein, whose product MAGRRGLLTLDALRDRVAAGTIDTVLVAITDMQGRLQGKRCSAEYFLAEVVDHATEACNYLLAVDVDMNTVDGYEISSWERGYGDFVLRPDFSTLREIPWHEGTALVLADVERVQGGPVSVSPRQVLRRQLDRLAERGLVAYAGTELEFIVFDDSYESAWDKRYHGLKPANQYNVDYSMLGTARIEPLLRRIRNDMAGAGLYPESAKGECNPGQQEIAFRYTEALATCDNHSVYKNGAKEIAAQEGKSLTFMAKYNEREGNSCHIHLSLRSESGEAVLSGDGAYGFSSLMEHFLAGQLAALRELTYFFAPNINSYKRFVRGSFAPTAIAWGRDNRTCALRVVGHGESLRVENRVPGGDVNPYLAVAALVAAGLHGIENELQLEPEFTGNAYTSGNPVVPTTLSEAAVALDGSRIARDAFGDEVVDHYLNATRVELEAFESAVTDWERIRGFERL is encoded by the coding sequence ATGGCAGGCAGGCGAGGGTTGCTCACGCTGGACGCGCTCCGGGACCGGGTGGCTGCGGGCACGATCGACACGGTGCTTGTCGCGATCACCGACATGCAGGGCCGGCTTCAGGGCAAGCGCTGTTCGGCCGAGTACTTCCTCGCCGAGGTCGTCGACCACGCCACCGAAGCGTGCAATTACCTGCTGGCCGTCGACGTCGACATGAACACGGTGGACGGCTACGAGATCTCCTCCTGGGAGCGTGGCTACGGTGACTTCGTGCTGCGTCCGGACTTCAGCACGCTGCGCGAGATCCCATGGCATGAGGGCACCGCACTGGTACTTGCAGACGTCGAGCGGGTTCAGGGCGGGCCCGTGTCGGTGTCGCCGCGGCAGGTCCTGCGTCGTCAGCTCGACCGGCTCGCGGAGCGTGGTCTGGTCGCGTACGCGGGTACGGAGCTGGAGTTCATCGTCTTCGACGACTCGTACGAGAGCGCCTGGGACAAGCGCTATCACGGCCTGAAGCCGGCCAACCAGTACAACGTGGACTACTCGATGCTGGGTACTGCGCGCATCGAGCCGCTGCTACGTCGCATCCGCAACGACATGGCCGGCGCCGGCCTGTACCCCGAGTCGGCCAAAGGCGAGTGCAACCCGGGTCAGCAGGAGATCGCGTTTCGCTACACCGAGGCGCTGGCGACGTGCGACAACCACAGTGTCTACAAGAACGGTGCGAAGGAGATCGCCGCGCAGGAGGGCAAGAGCCTCACCTTCATGGCGAAGTACAACGAGCGCGAGGGCAACTCCTGCCACATCCACCTCAGTCTTCGCTCGGAGTCCGGTGAAGCGGTGCTGTCCGGAGACGGTGCGTACGGCTTCTCGTCGTTGATGGAGCACTTTCTCGCCGGACAGCTGGCCGCGTTGCGTGAGCTGACTTACTTCTTCGCGCCGAACATCAACTCCTACAAGCGCTTCGTACGCGGGAGCTTCGCGCCGACGGCGATTGCGTGGGGTAGGGACAATCGCACTTGCGCGCTTCGCGTCGTCGGGCACGGCGAGTCGTTGCGCGTGGAGAACCGTGTGCCGGGCGGGGACGTGAACCCGTACCTCGCCGTCGCCGCGCTCGTTGCAGCGGGGCTTCACGGGATCGAGAACGAACTTCAGCTGGAGCCCGAGTTCACCGGCAACGCGTACACGTCTGGGAACCCCGTTGTGCCGACAACGCTTTCGGAGGCCGCTGTCGCACTCGACGGGAGCCGTATCGCGCGGGACGCCTTCGGTGACGAAGTGGTCGACCATTACCTCAACGCCACGCGCGTGGAGTTGGAAGCTTTCGAGAGCGCCGTGACGGACTGGGAGCGCATCCGTGGTTTTGAACGCCTCTGA
- a CDS encoding general stress protein, translating into MTEAFTQTTFSQQPARPQFPTLPTGWPIGSYESYEQAQQAVDHLAGADFPVTDVTIVGIQPMLVERIAGRMSWGKMLGSAAVSGAVFGLFLGLVLSMLNPGAGLVPIVLGLVAGIAFNLLFGALGYAANRNKRGFVSQSQLVAQRYDVLSQPRNAERGRQLLADLAARSAFTH; encoded by the coding sequence ATGACAGAAGCATTCACACAGACCACGTTCAGCCAGCAGCCCGCGCGGCCGCAGTTCCCCACGCTGCCCACCGGGTGGCCGATCGGGTCCTACGAGTCCTACGAGCAGGCACAGCAGGCGGTCGACCACCTCGCCGGCGCCGATTTCCCGGTCACCGACGTGACCATCGTCGGCATCCAGCCGATGCTGGTGGAACGCATCGCCGGCCGGATGAGCTGGGGCAAGATGCTCGGCAGCGCGGCCGTGTCCGGTGCGGTGTTCGGCCTGTTCCTCGGGCTGGTGCTGAGCATGCTCAACCCGGGTGCCGGGCTGGTGCCGATCGTGCTCGGCCTCGTCGCGGGCATCGCGTTCAACCTGCTGTTCGGCGCGCTGGGCTACGCGGCCAACCGCAACAAGCGCGGCTTCGTCTCGCAAAGCCAGCTGGTCGCCCAGCGCTATGACGTGCTCTCCCAGCCCCGCAACGCCGAACGCGGCCGCCAGCTGCTGGCCGACCTCGCCGCCCGCTCGGCCTTCACGCACTGA
- a CDS encoding DUF1700 domain-containing protein, whose protein sequence is MSTEKPTAMRVYLARVRTALGDLPEAEIEEVLEDVRTHLAEIEVELGASAQVEALVERLGTPESYAAELRVAGGYPPAPKDAEVATPVPEKAPAGLLAPRIALWGMALVTAGMALMAFSAAVRIDPDALLGLLLLAPVFVASLWALLRRGIQPVLELPEVTGLRNALRKWREGSGERAAGYLRSLKPAWWVICAVVLVLFGLLLMVRHTTAAALLPFLVVAAAAVVWAGPRAPEDRRLMWFVVPVSAFVVGGIVGGFGAAVSRISPNNGAYYSDATSYAASGADNYGNQQLRFGDEELRNVYAFDASGKPLEDVYLYDDQGRPLTITRYGCEQDTGTTMRRDADNRFPRPKIVEGVQDSRGNVNGYNSTRAYCREESGVPFVAAIPKPPASTPPHSGPETSSTPAPPTQPAPPMR, encoded by the coding sequence ATGAGTACGGAAAAGCCCACTGCCATGCGGGTGTACCTGGCCAGGGTCCGCACCGCGCTCGGCGATCTGCCTGAGGCGGAGATCGAGGAGGTCCTCGAGGACGTCCGGACGCATCTGGCCGAGATAGAGGTGGAGCTGGGTGCGTCAGCGCAGGTCGAAGCGCTCGTCGAGCGGCTCGGCACGCCGGAGAGCTACGCGGCTGAACTGCGGGTGGCGGGCGGATATCCGCCCGCGCCGAAGGATGCGGAGGTGGCCACTCCAGTGCCGGAGAAGGCGCCCGCCGGGTTGCTGGCGCCGCGGATCGCCTTGTGGGGCATGGCGCTCGTCACGGCGGGGATGGCGCTGATGGCCTTCTCCGCGGCGGTGCGTATCGATCCGGACGCGCTGCTCGGGCTGCTCCTGCTGGCGCCGGTGTTCGTGGCGAGCCTGTGGGCGTTGCTGCGCCGCGGGATCCAGCCGGTGCTGGAGCTGCCGGAGGTGACCGGCCTGCGGAACGCGCTGCGGAAGTGGCGGGAAGGCAGCGGGGAACGTGCGGCCGGCTACCTCCGGTCGTTGAAACCGGCGTGGTGGGTGATCTGCGCGGTGGTGCTCGTGCTGTTCGGCCTGCTGCTCATGGTGCGGCACACCACCGCCGCCGCGCTGTTGCCGTTCCTGGTGGTGGCTGCGGCCGCGGTCGTGTGGGCCGGCCCTCGCGCTCCGGAGGACCGCCGGTTGATGTGGTTCGTGGTGCCGGTTTCGGCGTTCGTGGTCGGCGGGATCGTCGGCGGCTTCGGCGCGGCGGTCTCCCGGATCTCCCCGAACAACGGCGCGTACTACTCGGACGCCACGTCCTACGCCGCGTCGGGGGCGGACAACTACGGCAACCAGCAGCTGCGCTTCGGCGACGAAGAGCTGCGGAACGTGTACGCGTTCGACGCGTCGGGTAAGCCGCTTGAGGACGTCTACTTGTACGACGACCAAGGCCGACCGCTCACGATCACCCGGTACGGCTGCGAGCAGGACACCGGCACCACTATGCGGCGCGACGCCGACAACCGCTTCCCACGGCCGAAGATCGTCGAAGGTGTACAGGACAGCCGCGGCAACGTGAACGGCTACAACAGCACCAGGGCCTACTGCCGTGAGGAGAGCGGAGTTCCGTTCGTGGCAGCGATCCCCAAGCCGCCGGCAAGCACGCCGCCACACAGCGGCCCGGAGACATCAAGCACTCCGGCACCGCCGACCCAACCTGCGCCGCCGATGAGGTAG
- a CDS encoding PadR family transcriptional regulator — MEISQLLKGVLDLAVLAVLRDDDGYGYDVLRRLRVAGLEEVGDASVYGTLRRLYKAGLLTSYVVPSEEGPHRKYYSLNEPGRRRLTESVSTWRSFASAMENLLKEAK, encoded by the coding sequence GTGGAGATCAGTCAGCTGCTCAAGGGAGTGCTGGACCTGGCTGTGCTGGCGGTGCTGCGGGACGACGACGGCTACGGCTACGACGTGCTTCGAAGACTTCGTGTCGCCGGCTTGGAGGAGGTCGGCGACGCATCCGTGTACGGCACCCTGCGGCGGCTGTACAAGGCGGGGCTGCTGACGTCGTACGTCGTGCCGAGTGAAGAAGGCCCGCATCGCAAGTACTACAGCTTGAACGAGCCGGGGCGGCGACGGCTCACCGAATCGGTGAGTACGTGGCGGAGCTTCGCTTCGGCAATGGAAAACCTGCTCAAGGAGGCGAAATGA
- the mutM gene encoding bifunctional DNA-formamidopyrimidine glycosylase/DNA-(apurinic or apyrimidinic site) lyase: protein MPELPEVETVRAGLQAHVAGRTVSSVEVRHERAIRRHALGAADFTGRLAGVTIAAARRRGKYLWLELSHGEAVLAHLGMSGQMLVQPGEVPDEKHLRVRVRFADGGPELRFVDQRTFGGLALDDLVEVEGETLPGTIAHIGRDPMDPRFDPVAAVRALRSRRTEIKRALLDQTLVSGIGNIYADEALWRAKLHGARPADRLTAVQGRAVLEAATDVMSAALKVGGTSFDALYVNVNGQSGYFERSLAAYGQEGLPCDRCGTAIRREPFMSRSSYFCPKCQRRPGSRR, encoded by the coding sequence ATGCCCGAACTACCCGAGGTCGAGACCGTCCGTGCCGGTTTGCAGGCTCATGTGGCCGGTCGCACCGTTTCCTCGGTCGAGGTGCGGCACGAGCGCGCCATCCGCAGGCACGCCCTCGGCGCGGCCGACTTCACCGGACGGCTGGCCGGGGTGACGATCGCCGCCGCGCGGCGGCGGGGCAAGTACCTGTGGCTGGAGCTGTCCCACGGCGAGGCGGTGCTCGCGCATCTGGGCATGAGCGGCCAGATGCTGGTGCAGCCCGGCGAGGTGCCGGACGAGAAGCACCTGCGGGTGCGGGTCCGGTTCGCCGACGGCGGACCGGAGTTGCGGTTCGTCGACCAGCGCACGTTCGGTGGGCTGGCGCTCGACGACCTCGTCGAGGTCGAGGGGGAGACGCTCCCGGGCACCATCGCGCACATCGGCCGCGACCCGATGGATCCGCGGTTCGACCCGGTCGCCGCGGTGCGCGCGCTGCGTTCCCGCCGGACCGAGATCAAGCGGGCGCTGCTGGACCAGACGCTGGTCTCCGGGATCGGCAACATCTACGCGGATGAAGCCCTGTGGCGGGCGAAGCTGCACGGCGCCCGGCCAGCGGATCGGCTCACTGCGGTGCAGGGCCGCGCCGTGCTCGAAGCCGCCACCGACGTGATGTCGGCTGCGCTCAAGGTCGGCGGAACCTCCTTCGATGCGTTGTACGTCAACGTGAATGGGCAGTCGGGGTACTTCGAACGTTCGCTCGCCGCGTATGGGCAGGAAGGATTGCCGTGTGACCGTTGCGGCACCGCGATCCGCCGGGAGCCGTTCATGAGCCGGTCGTCGTACTTCTGCCCGAAGTGCCAGCGGAGACCTGGCAGCCGCCGCTGA
- the rnc gene encoding ribonuclease III codes for MGGKPVGGPAPDPAPLLEALGAVLDPELLRLSLTHRSYAYENGGLPPNERLEFLGDAVLGLVVTDHLYTTHPDLPEGQLAKLRASVVNMHALAGVARGLGEGGLGAHLLLGKGEELTGGRDKASILADGLEAVIGAVYLAHGIEIARKLVHHLFDGLLAEAPLRGAGLDWKTSLQELTASAGLGVPEYRVEDTGPDHRKEFTATVYVGGRPLGGGAGTTKKEAEQKAAETAWRALSEELGTGDEDTSTES; via the coding sequence ATGGGGGGTAAGCCCGTCGGAGGACCGGCGCCGGATCCCGCACCCTTGCTCGAGGCGCTCGGGGCCGTACTCGACCCCGAGCTGCTTCGCCTGTCGCTGACCCATCGCTCGTACGCGTACGAGAACGGCGGGCTGCCGCCGAACGAGCGGCTGGAGTTTCTCGGCGACGCGGTGCTCGGCCTGGTCGTGACCGATCATCTCTACACCACCCATCCCGATCTGCCCGAGGGGCAGCTCGCGAAACTGCGGGCCAGCGTGGTCAACATGCACGCGCTGGCCGGGGTCGCGCGAGGACTCGGCGAGGGTGGGCTCGGTGCGCACCTGCTGCTCGGCAAGGGCGAGGAACTCACCGGCGGACGGGACAAGGCGAGCATTCTCGCCGACGGTCTCGAAGCCGTGATCGGTGCGGTCTACCTCGCGCACGGCATCGAGATCGCGCGCAAGCTCGTGCACCACTTGTTCGACGGCCTGCTGGCCGAGGCTCCGCTGCGGGGTGCCGGTCTCGACTGGAAGACCAGCCTGCAGGAGCTGACCGCCTCCGCGGGGCTCGGCGTGCCCGAGTACCGCGTCGAGGACACCGGGCCGGACCACCGCAAGGAGTTCACCGCCACGGTGTACGTCGGCGGCCGCCCGCTCGGCGGGGGGGCCGGCACCACGAAGAAGGAAGCCGAGCAGAAGGCGGCCGAGACCGCCTGGCGCGCGCTGTCCGAAGAACTCGGCACCGGCGACGAGGACACCTCCACCGAGAGCTGA
- the rpmF gene encoding 50S ribosomal protein L32, whose protein sequence is MAVPKRKMSRSNTRSRRSQWKAAPVQLVPCSNRACRQPKLQHIACPACGQHNGRQVVEPA, encoded by the coding sequence GTGGCCGTCCCGAAGCGGAAGATGTCGCGATCCAACACGCGCTCCCGCCGCAGCCAGTGGAAGGCGGCTCCGGTTCAGCTGGTGCCCTGCTCCAACCGCGCCTGCCGGCAGCCCAAGCTCCAGCACATCGCGTGCCCGGCTTGCGGCCAGCACAACGGCCGCCAGGTCGTCGAACCCGCCTGA
- a CDS encoding YceD family protein: MSENPDRTPRPAQLDDRSPWVIDTRELGRHAGLSRELRRSAPVETALGVPGVLEIPAGTPVELDLLLESVVEGVLVSGTAQAAATGECSRCLDPVTEDVEVELTELFAYPGSATEETTEEDEIPRLVDDRIDLEPTVRDAVVLALPLAPLCREDCAGLCSECGVKWADLEPGHGHEKIDPRWAALVDRIDGNAGGKPAHGSGEQA, from the coding sequence ATGTCCGAGAACCCTGATCGCACCCCCCGCCCTGCGCAGCTCGACGACCGCAGCCCGTGGGTGATCGACACCCGTGAGCTCGGCCGGCACGCGGGGCTGAGCCGTGAGCTTCGCCGTTCCGCGCCGGTCGAGACCGCGCTGGGCGTGCCCGGCGTGCTCGAGATCCCCGCCGGCACCCCGGTCGAGCTGGACCTGCTGCTCGAATCCGTGGTCGAAGGCGTGCTGGTGAGCGGCACCGCGCAGGCCGCCGCGACCGGCGAGTGCTCCCGCTGCCTCGACCCGGTGACCGAGGACGTCGAGGTCGAGCTGACCGAGCTGTTCGCCTACCCCGGCTCGGCGACCGAGGAGACCACCGAGGAGGACGAGATCCCCCGGCTGGTCGACGACCGGATCGACCTCGAGCCGACGGTGCGCGACGCGGTCGTGCTGGCGCTGCCGCTGGCCCCGCTGTGCCGCGAGGACTGCGCCGGGCTGTGCTCGGAATGCGGCGTCAAGTGGGCCGATCTCGAGCCCGGACACGGGCATGAGAAGATAGATCCTCGGTGGGCCGCGCTCGTCGATCGTATCGACGGGAACGCGGGCGGAAAGCCTGCGCACGGCTCCGGAGAGCAAGCCTGA
- a CDS encoding DivIVA domain-containing protein has product MYRVFEALDELVTIVEEARGVPMTSSCVVPRGDVLELLDDVRDAFPGEVDDAQDVLDKRDDLLHAARKEAGETVAGANEEAERTVSDATSEAEQILADARARAEQMLADAHNEAERMVAGGQAEYQNLTERSRAESERMIQAGRDAYDRAIEDGRAEQARLVSQTEVVQAAHAESARIVDEAHAEADRQRVDCDAYVDGKLAEFSELLATTLRTVDSGRNHLRAPGNVGGGSRPTLYDYQV; this is encoded by the coding sequence GTGTACCGGGTTTTCGAGGCGCTCGACGAGCTCGTCACGATCGTCGAAGAGGCCCGCGGGGTGCCCATGACGTCCAGCTGTGTGGTGCCCCGGGGTGATGTCCTCGAGCTGCTCGACGACGTGCGCGACGCGTTTCCCGGCGAAGTGGACGACGCGCAGGACGTGCTCGACAAGCGCGACGACCTGCTGCACGCCGCGCGCAAGGAGGCCGGTGAGACCGTCGCCGGCGCGAACGAGGAGGCCGAGCGCACCGTCTCCGACGCGACGTCGGAAGCGGAGCAGATTCTCGCCGACGCCCGTGCCCGTGCCGAGCAGATGCTCGCCGACGCGCACAACGAAGCCGAGCGCATGGTCGCCGGTGGGCAGGCCGAGTACCAGAACCTCACCGAGCGCTCCCGTGCCGAGTCCGAGCGGATGATCCAGGCCGGCCGCGACGCCTACGACCGTGCGATCGAGGATGGCCGCGCCGAGCAGGCCCGGCTCGTTTCGCAGACCGAGGTCGTCCAGGCCGCGCACGCCGAGTCCGCGCGCATCGTGGACGAGGCACACGCCGAAGCCGACCGCCAGCGCGTCGACTGCGACGCTTACGTGGACGGCAAGCTGGCCGAGTTCTCGGAGCTGCTCGCGACCACGCTGCGTACCGTCGATTCCGGCCGCAACCACCTGCGCGCCCCCGGCAACGTCGGTGGCGGCTCGCGCCCGACGCTGTACGACTACCAGGTCTGA
- the coaD gene encoding pantetheine-phosphate adenylyltransferase, producing the protein MRRAVCPGSYDPATNGHLDIIERASALFDEVVVAVGVNKSKKGLFSVEERMEMLREITAKLPNVRVDSWHGLLVDYCRDNDIAAVAKGLRSVSDFDYELQMAQMNRELTGLETLLMANNPAYGFVSSSLVKEIAALGGDIEKLVPPVVYERLTAVFAKKD; encoded by the coding sequence ATGCGTCGCGCGGTATGCCCCGGTTCCTACGATCCGGCCACCAACGGGCACCTCGACATCATCGAGCGGGCCTCGGCCCTCTTTGACGAAGTCGTGGTGGCAGTGGGGGTGAACAAGAGCAAGAAGGGCCTCTTCAGCGTCGAAGAACGCATGGAGATGCTGCGGGAGATCACCGCGAAGCTGCCCAACGTACGCGTCGATTCGTGGCACGGCCTGTTGGTGGACTACTGCCGCGACAACGACATCGCAGCCGTGGCGAAGGGCCTGCGGTCGGTGAGCGACTTCGACTACGAGCTGCAGATGGCCCAGATGAACCGGGAACTGACCGGACTGGAAACGCTACTGATGGCGAACAACCCCGCGTACGGCTTCGTGTCCAGCTCGCTCGTCAAGGAGATCGCAGCGCTCGGCGGTGACATCGAGAAGCTCGTGCCGCCGGTGGTGTACGAGCGGTTGACCGCGGTGTTCGCGAAGAAGGACTGA